The following proteins are encoded in a genomic region of Xenopus laevis strain J_2021 chromosome 3L, Xenopus_laevis_v10.1, whole genome shotgun sequence:
- the grpel2.L gene encoding GrpE like 2, mitochondrial L homeolog gives MNMAGCRMRAVAEQLGALWARSSKRGGCSVCAYSTAAQQRSAGDQTTVDDSTMDNQQSYAVRALEKKALKLEEEVRDLSERYKRALADSENVRKRTQKFVEDAKLFGIQSFCRDLVEVADIIEQAVEKATKEGIRDMSVVLSQLDGKLQGVFIKHGLQKMTPLGGEYDPYDHEIVCHVPAEGKKPGSIATISLDGYKLHGRTIRHAHVGIAVETHE, from the exons ATGAATATGGCTGGGTGTAGGATGAGAGCTGTAGCCGAACAACTGGGGGCTTTATGGGCTCGGAGCAGCAAACGCGGCGG GTGTTCCGTGTGTGCATACAGTACTGCTGCTCAGCAGAGAAGTGCTGGAGACCAGACTACCGTTGATGATAGCACAATGGACAACCAGCAATCGTATGCTGTGCGGGCTCTAGAAAAGAAAGCACTCAAACTGGAGGAGGAAGTTCGGGATTTATCT gaGCGCTACAAGAGAGCTCTGGCTGACTCTGAAAATGTCAGGAAAAGGACCCAGAAGTTTGTCGAGGATGCAAAACTATTTG GCATCCAAAGCTTTTGCCGTGACCTGGTGGAGGTGGCTGACATCATTGAGCAGGCAGTGGAGAAGGCCACAAAAGAAGGAATAAGGGATATGTCCGTAGTTTTGTCCCAGCTGgatgggaaactccaaggtgtgttCATTAAGCATGGACTTCAGAAAATGACCCCACTGGGAGGCGAATATGACCCATACGACCATGAAATAGTTTGCCACGTGCCTGCCGAAGGGAAGAAGCCGGGCAGCATTGCAACCATTTCATTGGATGGCTACAAACTCCATGGCCGTACCATTCGACATGCACATGTTGGAATAGCAGTGGAGACCCATGAATGA